One part of the Marmota flaviventris isolate mMarFla1 chromosome 4, mMarFla1.hap1, whole genome shotgun sequence genome encodes these proteins:
- the C4H10orf95 gene encoding uncharacterized protein C10orf95 homolog — MYSYVCLPRGESAWPPLQPLTYTYLPAPLLLPPIQAHNFCSRPASLCVGERAAPREYHCFYGPSVSPAATPPWWAFPAAYAAALSSPAPAARLLRPSLQESAAESWAPWPEGGNVQAELRWGRVERTHGQDLQLPDFVCRELRRVYGTYPRTHVRVTHSRGEFLLQAAPRVGQPEYLVERRVLRRPNSGDSSSPAREAAERGRPKKRKGLG, encoded by the coding sequence ATGTACTCTTACGTCTGCCTGCCGCGCGGGGAGAGTGCCTGGCCTCCGCTGCAGCCCCTCACCTACACCTACCTGCCCGCCCCTCTGCTGCTGCCTCCCATCCAGGCCCACAACTTCTGCAGCCGGCCAGCGAGCTTGTGCGTGGGAGAGAGGGCGGCCCCGCGAGAATACCACTGTTTTTACGGCCCGAGCGTATCTCCGGCCGCCACTCCACCCTGGTGGGCCTTCCCAGCAGCCTACGCCGCCGCCCTTAGCTCGCCGGCCCCTGCCGCCCGCCTCCTGAGGCCGTCGCTGCAGGAATCCGCAGCCGAGAGCTGGGCGCCGTGGCCCGAGGGTGGCAATGTGCAAGCCGAACTGCGATGGGGCCGCGTGGAACGCACGCACGGCCAGGATCTGCAGCTGCCCGACTTCGTGTGCCGGGAACTGCGGCGAGTGTACGGCACGTATCCGCGCACGCACGTGCGCGTCACCCACAGCCGCGGCGAGTTCCTGCTGCAGGCGGCGCCGCGCGTCGGCCAGCCGGAGTACCTGGTGGAGAGGCGCGTACTGCGACGGCCCAATAGCGGTGACAGCAGCAGCCCAGCCCGGGAAGCCGCGGAGCGCGGCCGTCCCAAGAAGAGGAAGGGCCTAGGCTGA
- the Cuedc2 gene encoding CUE domain-containing protein 2 has product MELERIVSAALLEFVQTNLPEADLSGLDEVIFSYVLGVLEELGPSGPSEENFDMEAFTEMMEAYVPGFAHIPRGTIGDMMKKLSGQLSDAKNKENLQPQSSCIQGQVPISPEPLQRPEKRKEEARSPAAAGDTQDEAAGAEEELLPGVDVLLEVFPTCSMEQAQWVLTKARGDLEEAVQMLVEGKEEGSPAWDGPSQDLPRRLRGPQKDELKSFILQKYMMVDSAEDQKIHRPMAPKEAPKKLIRYIDNQVVSTKGERFKDVRNPEAEEMKATYINLKPARKYRFH; this is encoded by the exons ATGGAGCTGGAGAGGATCGTCAGTGCAGCACTCCTTGAGTTTGTCCAGACAAACCTCCCAGAGGCCGACCTCAG TGGCTTGGATGAAGTTATCTTCTCCTATGTGCTTGGGGTCCTGGAGGAGCTGGGCCCCTCAGGACCATCAGAGGAGAACTTTGATATGGAGGCCTTCACTGAGATGATGGAGGCTTATGTGCCTGGCTTTGCCCATATTCCCAG GGGCACAATAGGGGACATGATGAAGAAGCTCTCTGGGCAGCTCAGTGATGCCAAGAACAAAG AGAACCTGCAACCACAGAGCTCTTGTATCCAAGGTCAGGTTCCCATCTCCCCAGAGCCCTTGCAGCGGCCTGAAAAGCGCAAAGAAGAGGCCAGGtctcctgctgctgctggggacacCCAAGATGAG GCAGCTGGCGCTGAGGAGGAGCTGCTTCCGGGTGTGGATGTACTCTTGGAGGTGTTCCCTACCTGTTCAATGGAGCAGGCCCAGTGGGTGCTGACTAAAGCACGGGGGGACTTGGAAGAAGCTGTGCAGATGCTGGTAGAGGGGAAAGaagaggggtctccagcctgggaTGGCCCCAGTCAG GACCTACCTAGGCGCCTCAGGGGCCCCCAGAAAGATGAGTTGAAGTCCTTCATCTTGCAGAA GTACATGATGGTGGATAGTGCAGAGGATCAGAAGATTCACCGACCCATGGCTCCCAAGGAG GCTCCCAAGAAGCTGATCCGATACATTGACAATCAGGTGGTGAGCACCAAAGGAGAGCGATTCAAAGATGTGCGTAACCCTGAGGCTGAGGAGATGAAGGCCACATATATCAATCTCAAGCCGGCCAGGAAGTACCGCTTCCACTGA